Below is a window of Fimbriimonadaceae bacterium DNA.
ACGGTTGAGGTCGAAGACGAGTTCAGATTCTGCCGCATCGTCTTCAAGCCGTCCTCAAACGCCTTGATCGTCGCATCCGCCTGCTTCACCAAATCGTGGTCCGGGTAATAGCGCTCAAGCAGTCGATCTCGCTCGGCTTTGGTCGTGGCAATCTTGTTCTCAAGATCGAGAATGTTGCCGTTCATGCTCGTCGTCTCACTCGCCCCAATCCGTGGCGGAATTTTCTTCAGCTCTTGCTGCAGAATCTCTAAGCGACCGCGAGCAGTGGCAAGCTCAATCGCAGCCATATCTCGCGTCTCCCGAGCGCGTGTGATAGAAGCATAATCCGCCGCAAACTGGCTGCCAGGGTCGGTAATTCCACTCTCCTGACGAATCTGCTTCATCTTCTGGTCAAGAGCATCCATCTGCGCTTTAAGACCAGCCATCGACTCTCGGATGGTTCCCAAAGCACGGTCCGCCAAAGTTCGGGCATTCACGCCGTTACGACGCTCGTACTCCGTATACATCGCCGCCGCAAAAGCGCGCGCCTTGGCTGGCGAAGACATCCGAACGCGCAAGCTAACGACGTCAGAACCTAGCTCAGCATCAACGAAGACGTTCTCGCGCATATTGATAGGCTGCAGCTCTTCCTGTTCGTCCGAAGGAATGTTCAAGTCTTGCGTAATCTTCTCAGAAGCCTCGCGCAAAACATCATAACCCGTGAGCTGCTGAACCTGAGTGGTAAGGCTACGCGGGCGGCTAAACTCGGTCAAGTCGACAATCGACTGATCAGGCGCACTCATCGCCATCGCGGGCGAGAGCTGCTTCTGGTCGATCAGAATCTGAACGAACCCTTCGTATTTCTTTGGGGCGATAAAGGAGGCGCCAAGCGCTAAGCCTGCGCCGATCATCACACCCAGCACAACCTTCCATAAATAAGATCTGATCATCGATCCATCCTCGTACACGTAGTCTAACGGTGCCTATTGAACCTATAGACGCTTCACAATCATACCTTGGTGCGAGTTCGACGAACTCTCGACAAGGCTTCTGGTTTAAAGCTTTCCGTCGCTCGTTCGTTCGCTCTCAGCTAAATAGTCGGAAATAAATGCCTGAAGCTTCTCTTTTGTAACCGAGGGGGACACTCCGATGAACCTGTAAAACACGCCGTCGGAGTTGGGTTTAAACAACAATCGACGCTTGAGCATGTTAAAGGTCATGCCCTGTGGAGCCGCATAATAGTTGTCGGCGTCCTTGTAGAAAAAGATCGTCTGACTCGTTCGGCCGTCCTGATTGCTCATCGACGCAACCGTCGCCCGAATGTCGCCCTTGCTGGTCTTAATCGGCTCTTCGTTCAACGTCCCAAAAGTCCAACCCTGGGCTGTAAAGCACACCTTCGGGTCGTGGAAAGACTCCTTCTTGTTGCTCGAAATCACAACAACATCGATCACATCCTCGCCCGCTCGATACACCCGGCAAACAATGCCGTACGGAACGAGCTCGTTGTACGTCGACTCAGGCATCTTATAGGTCTGTTCTGTGCCTCCATCGCTGTACACCATCGTGAACTTGCCAATCTGTTTCGGAAGGCTCGACTCCATCCAACTCTCCGTATGACCCGGAGTAGCCGCGGCCTTCGGAGCAAGCTGAATCGCCAAGCCAACGATAACAAAGCTCACACCTAGCCA
It encodes the following:
- a CDS encoding exosortase-associated EpsI family protein, encoding MEKLRKSAVWLGVSFVIVGLAIQLAPKAAATPGHTESWMESSLPKQIGKFTMVYSDGGTEQTYKMPESTYNELVPYGIVCRVYRAGEDVIDVVVISSNKKESFHDPKVCFTAQGWTFGTLNEEPIKTSKGDIRATVASMSNQDGRTSQTIFFYKDADNYYAAPQGMTFNMLKRRLLFKPNSDGVFYRFIGVSPSVTKEKLQAFISDYLAESERTSDGKL